A segment of the Deltaproteobacteria bacterium genome:
TCGGCATCTGGTGTCTTGTCAGCCTTAGCCGGCAACTATCCACAGCAAAGGCTCCTGCAGACCAGGTGCTTGGAAGGCTCGTCGTGACGGAGGTCAGAGGATGGGAGCGGAACCGAAGGGTCCAGCGGGAAGTTCGGCGTTAAGAGGCACCGCTGGTGAACCAGACAGGCCCGGACGCGGCGTGGCCAGCCAGAAAGTTCTGCCATTAGGGCGTCCCGAACCGGACCGCCATCCGTCTAAGCTCCTGCAACCGCAACCCGCCTACACAACGGATTTCGGCGCGATGTTTCAGGCGGATTCGTCCCAAGGAATGGCGGCCATGCCAGACGAGAGCGTTGACCTAGTTGTCACTTCGCCTCCCTACGCCCTTCACTTCAAGAAGGAGTACGGAAACGCCGAAAAGGAAGACTACGTTGAGTGGTTCCGGCCATTTGCCCAACAGATTTTTAGAATACTTAAACCCGAAGGAAGCTTTGTCCTAAACATTGGTGGCAGCTATGAAAAAGGAAGACCCACTCGCTCCCTTTACCACTTCCACCTCCTGCTAATGCTCTGTGAGGACATTGGATTTTGCCTCGCCCAAGAATGCTTCTGGTACAACCCCGCCAAGCTTCCCAGTCCCGCGGAATGGGTAAACGTAAGACGAATCCGAATCAAGGATTCTCTGGAGTATGTGTTTTGGCTTTCCAAGACGCCGTTCCCATACGCAGACAATCGGCAAGTACTGGAAGAGTACAGCGACGACATGCGCCGCATGATTACACGCGGATACAAGAGAAGGAAACGTCCGAGTGGTCACAACATCACCGACAAATTCCAGGCTGACCGTGGCGGCTCGATCCCTTCCAATGTCTTGATGAGGGGGAACAACGAGAGCAACTCTCCATACATCCGGTTGTGCGCTGAGTATGGGATTAAACCCCATCCTGCGCGATTTCCATCCGCCCTCCCTGAGTTCTACATCAAGTTTTTGACTCGCTTGAGTGGTTTGGTCGTCGATCCATTCGCTGGCAGTAATACGACCGGCGCCGTGGCTGAATCGTTACACAGACAGTGGTTGGCGTTCGAGACGGAGCCCAAATATGTCGAAAACTCGAAGCTGCGTTTCGGACTCATTCCTGAGCAACTAAAATGCTCACAAACGTAGACGACCTGCTCGTCACTGCCAGAAAGGTCTTCAGTTCTTCGGATGTACCCAAACCGTTTGCGCTGCTTCAGGCAGCGGGTAGGGTGAGGCGTGGCGAGACCCCAGCCGCCATCGCGCGGGAAATCAGGTCTACACGGGCAAAAGTTCAGGAAGTGGCTGACGCGACTGATCCAATCCGTGCGGTCTTCGGCGTCAGTCTGACCGACGCTTCCACCGACGATGCTCTGGCGAAGACACGGAGAGGTGTTGGCCAGATGTTGGTCGGGACTCTCGCAGAACGCTCCTTCGAGGCAACTTATCGGAGTATCGTGCAGACGGATGAGCTTCGCCTGGAAGATGATCGAGCGGGCCGGACCGACACAGACTACCGGGTCTACAACGGTCAAGACCGCCCCGTGTTCCGAATCAACATCAAATTCCACGGCTCGGCTTTTCGTAAGGCTGTTGAACTGGTGGGTCTCGAATCTGCTGATTGCTTCCCGCTCGCGACCTACAAGATTTATTCCGCCAGGAAGAAACAAGAGCAAGAATACCTGCCCTATCTGTTTGTCATCGTCAGCATTCCTGGACTAACCGGCGACTCCGCGGGTGCTGCCGTACCGGAGGACGTGACGCACCTCACAGCGCTGTACATGAAGTCGTCGCAACCGCGCAAGCAGAACTTCGAGGACCACATCGTTCATCACTTGGTGGACGCTCCGCAAGTCCGGACAGTCGCGGAAGCAATCAAACGGATCAGCGTACAAATAGATAGTGCACCTTGGCGGGTCATTTCTGCACGCCGTGCAGACCGACTCCTGCACGAACTACTCTTTGATCGAGTTTACGCCGTACGCGTAAGAGGGTTTGCGAGCAACTACAGTCGTGCCGAAGTGGACATGCACTTCTCCATTTCCAAGGACTTGACGGCACTCGAAGAGATGCTGGTGCTGTTGCGCGATCACGGGTTGCAGGGGCTCACGACGCGTATCGAGCGCGGAGATCTTTGAGGCACTACTTCACGGCAAGGAGAAAGCTCGATCGGCTAACGACTTTGCGAATCGCTCCCTGTAGGTACGGGTCACGATGCCGACTCCTAGGCTTGCGAAGACCTCCGCGAGCCAGCAAAGCCGAGGCTGAGGCTGATCACCGGGGCGAGGCCCGCGGCGACGATGGCGAGGGCCGGAAGCGCCGCCTGCTCGAACGCTTCGTAGGAGGCGTACTCGTAGACGTGGGTCGCCAGGGTGTTGAAGTTGAAGGGCCGCAGGATCAGGGTCATGGGCAGCTCCTTCATGGCGTCGACGAAGACCAGCATGGCGCCGGTCATGAGGCTGCCCCGCAGCAGGGGGAAATGGATGCGGGCGAGCAGCCCCGCCGGACGGTGGCCCAGGGAGCGGGCCGCCGCGTCCATGTTGGGCGTGATCTTGGTGAGCCCCGCTTCCACCGAACCGAAGGACAGGGCGAGGAAGCGCACGGTGCAGGCGAAGACCAGGGCGTACAGCGTGCCGCTGAAGATCAGGCCGGTGGCGGTGCCGAAGTACTGGCGCATGAAACCGTCGATGAGGTTGTCCAGGGCGGCCGCGGGGATCAGTACCCCCACCGCCAGCACGACGCCCGGGACCGCGTAGCCGATGCTCGCCAAGCGCGTGGCCGTGCGCACGAAGCCGGTGCCGGACAGCCGCGCTCCGTAGGCGAGAAAGAGGCCGCCGCACAGGCACACCAGCGCGGCAACGCCGGCCACCGCTATGCTGTTGAAGGCGAGGCCCAGGGTGCTGACGCCGACGGCGGCGTCTTCGCTGCCGATGGCGGAGGCGCCCAGCAGCACGGCGGGGACCAGGAAGCCCAGGGCCACGGGCGTGGCGCAGGCCAGGAACGCCAGGATGCCGCGGGTGCCGTTTAGGCATGCGATGGGGTCGCGCCGGGGCGCGGACTGGCTGAATTGAAAACGCCGCCGCCCCCGGGCGATATGCTCCAGGGCGGCCATCACCAGCACCAGGACCAGCACCATGGAGGCCAACTGCGCCGCCGCCGGCGTGTTGTTCATGCCGAACCACACGCGGTAGACGCCGACGGTCAAGGTCTGCACCGCGAAGTAGTCCACGGTGCCGAAGTCATTGAGGGTCTCCATGAGCGCCAGCAGCACGCCCACCGCGATGGCCGGTCGCGCCAGCGGCAGGCCCACGCGCACGAAGCAGCCCCAAGTGTCGTGCCCGAGGCCGCGGGCGGCGTCCCACAGGTTCTGCGACTGCTCGACGAAGGCCGCTCGCGCGAGCAGGTACACGTAGGGGTAAAGCACCAGGGACATGAAAGTCGCGGCGCCGCCCAGCGAACGGATTTCCGGAAACCAGTAATCGCCCGGGCGGTGCCAGCCGAAGAGCTGGCGCAGGGCGGTCTGCACCGGACCGGCGAATTCGAGCAGGTCGGTGTAGGCGTACGCCACGATGTAGGAGGGCATGGCCAGCGGCAGCAGCAGTGCCCACTGGAGCACGCGCCGGCCGCGGAACTCGAACAGGGTGACCAGCCAGGCCGTGCTCACGCCGATGACCAGCACGCCCGCGCCCACTCCGGCAATGAGCAGCAGGGTCTGGCCGATGTAGGTCCCCAGGACGGTGGAGGCAAGGTGCGTCCACGCGTCCCCGCTGTTGTCCAGGGCGATGCCCAGCACCGCCAGCATCGGGCTGAAGAACAGCGCCGCCAGGGCGAGGATTCCGAGGGTCCAGCCGTCGAGCCGGGACGATCGGGAGCGGGCGCGTTGGTTGGGAACCTGCGGCGCGGCCGAGGCCGCGCCGGCGGGATTGGTCTGCGTGTCCTGCATCTGCTGGCTGCTCCGGCCGCGGCCGGGGTGATGCCCATGCGCGGTGCGGCCGAGGGCGAGCCTGAAGCCCGCCCTGCGTCAGATGCCGGAAACTAGCACAAGAAGTCTTGTGACTCAAACCCTTAATGTTAGAGTGGTGGAACTTTTCAGGAACCCGTTGCCGAACGTACCCGTTTCGGCTCGCTGGCGGCCGGTAAACGGGTACCCACTGGTTGTCCCGCCCCGGCACCGGCCTCCCCGGCGGCGGCCGGTTCCTCCGCCGCGACATCCCGGTCCAGGTAGGTGCCGGCGGCCAGGACTTGCGCCAGGAGGCGCTCCAGGCGCGCCGAAGGGGCATCCGCCTGGGCCGGGTCGGGCACGGCGTGGAGCTCCCTCGGGGCCTGCTCGCGGGCGAGTTCCTCGTAGCCCCAGCGGGCGAGCATGTCGGCGCAGGTGTCGGATTCCCGCACGTCGAGGATCGCCGGGGCGCCCTCGGCGTCCGTTTCCACCGTGACCTCGGCCGGCCGGCCGAAGAGGTTGTGATCGCTGCTGAGGGCTTCCTGGTAGGCGCCCACGAACAATACCGCCAGGGCGTAGGCGTCGTCCCAGGGCAGCGCGTGGAGCTCGAAGGTCGAGCGTGGTTCCTGGGGATGCGAGAACTTGTTGATGACGCCGTCGGAGTCGCAGGTCAGGTCCGCCAGCACCGCCTTGAGGGCGGGCTTCTCCTTGAGCCGGCTGGTGGGCATGATGGGGAACAGCATGTCCAGGATCCAACTGTCCGGCAGCGACTTGAAGATCGAGAAGTTGAACGCGTGCAGACGCGCGGCGATGCGTTCAAGAGCCGCCTTGTCCTCGCCGTCGAAGCGTCCGTGGCGCGCGTAGCGGCTCGCCAGCTCGACGATGCGGGAGAAGGCGGACTCCGCCTGCGCGCGCTGCTTGAGCGACAGGAAGCCCAAGGAGAAGGCCGACAGCATCTCGTCCTTCTTCTGGTAGGCGTCGTGCAGATACTCGCGCCAGTTCTTGCTGTTGATCTCCACCACCATGTCGTTGAGCTCGTTGACGGCGTCCACGTTGGACGCGCGCGCTCGGGCACGCACGGGTTTCGGGCTCGTTTTGGGCTGTTCGAGCGGGTCCACCAGCAGCACCTCGTGGTGGGTAACCAGGAACCGCCCGGCTTCGGTGATGATGCGCGGCTCCACGATGCGCGCCCGGTCCAGCACTTCCTTGGTGGTGTAGATGA
Coding sequences within it:
- a CDS encoding site-specific DNA-methyltransferase, which gives rise to MASQKVLPLGRPEPDRHPSKLLQPQPAYTTDFGAMFQADSSQGMAAMPDESVDLVVTSPPYALHFKKEYGNAEKEDYVEWFRPFAQQIFRILKPEGSFVLNIGGSYEKGRPTRSLYHFHLLLMLCEDIGFCLAQECFWYNPAKLPSPAEWVNVRRIRIKDSLEYVFWLSKTPFPYADNRQVLEEYSDDMRRMITRGYKRRKRPSGHNITDKFQADRGGSIPSNVLMRGNNESNSPYIRLCAEYGIKPHPARFPSALPEFYIKFLTRLSGLVVDPFAGSNTTGAVAESLHRQWLAFETEPKYVENSKLRFGLIPEQLKCSQT
- a CDS encoding iron ABC transporter permease; amino-acid sequence: MQDTQTNPAGAASAAPQVPNQRARSRSSRLDGWTLGILALAALFFSPMLAVLGIALDNSGDAWTHLASTVLGTYIGQTLLLIAGVGAGVLVIGVSTAWLVTLFEFRGRRVLQWALLLPLAMPSYIVAYAYTDLLEFAGPVQTALRQLFGWHRPGDYWFPEIRSLGGAATFMSLVLYPYVYLLARAAFVEQSQNLWDAARGLGHDTWGCFVRVGLPLARPAIAVGVLLALMETLNDFGTVDYFAVQTLTVGVYRVWFGMNNTPAAAQLASMVLVLVLVMAALEHIARGRRRFQFSQSAPRRDPIACLNGTRGILAFLACATPVALGFLVPAVLLGASAIGSEDAAVGVSTLGLAFNSIAVAGVAALVCLCGGLFLAYGARLSGTGFVRTATRLASIGYAVPGVVLAVGVLIPAAALDNLIDGFMRQYFGTATGLIFSGTLYALVFACTVRFLALSFGSVEAGLTKITPNMDAAARSLGHRPAGLLARIHFPLLRGSLMTGAMLVFVDAMKELPMTLILRPFNFNTLATHVYEYASYEAFEQAALPALAIVAAGLAPVISLSLGFAGSRRSSQA
- the speA gene encoding biosynthetic arginine decarboxylase, coding for MKRLPLGAGEPFAHWRSWGEGFVNVNDAGHLEVITNTATAGKVDLHELVIRLQRQGVRLPVLVRFPQLIDRQMETLQRAFKTATETFDFRGSFTSVYPLKVNSRKATVARICAAGRPHGAGLEVGTKAELCIALSMLRDSTGPIICNGYKDSAYLELAAAAGAAGYNIVVVFERPREYELIAELRAKGLPCPRLGARVKLNASGMGRWEESSGDLSKFGLTASDLLDCTRLLKECRLLDRLRLLHFHLGSQITHIRNFKQALQEALRFYVELKELGVPLDTLDVGGGLGVDYDGSNSSADSSVNYNVQEYANDIIYTTKEVLDRARIVEPRIITEAGRFLVTHHEVLLVDPLEQPKTSPKPVRARARASNVDAVNELNDMVVEINSKNWREYLHDAYQKKDEMLSAFSLGFLSLKQRAQAESAFSRIVELASRYARHGRFDGEDKAALERIAARLHAFNFSIFKSLPDSWILDMLFPIMPTSRLKEKPALKAVLADLTCDSDGVINKFSHPQEPRSTFELHALPWDDAYALAVLFVGAYQEALSSDHNLFGRPAEVTVETDAEGAPAILDVRESDTCADMLARWGYEELAREQAPRELHAVPDPAQADAPSARLERLLAQVLAAGTYLDRDVAAEEPAAAGEAGAGAGQPVGTRLPAASEPKRVRSATGS